The window TACGAGCCGGAGCCGCTGCCGGACGACACCGGGCAGTACGGCATCTACACCGATCCCGTCCCGCAGCACGAGTCCCAGCAGGCTCAGGGGCAGCCCCAGTACGGCGCTTACGACCCGTACGCCGACTACTCCACGTACAGCGGCGTGCCCGGCCAGGAGAGCTACGGCGGGCAGGGCGTGTACGCCGACCAGAACGCGTACGCCGGCCAGGACAGTTACGCCGGGCAGGAGACCTACGCGGGACAGGACGGCTACGCCGGGCAGTACGACTACGGCACGGGCCAGCAGCAGTACGCCGCGTACTCCGACCCGTACATCGGCACCACCGGCGGCCCCTCGCAGTACGGCGGGCACGACGCCTACGCAAGCTACGACAGCTACGGCAACCAGCAGCAGTACCCGGCGGACCCCTACGCCCAGCAGTACACCTCCGAGACCCCACCGGGCGGCGTCTGGGTGCCGCAGCAGCGCGAGGGCGAGCAGTACCCGCCGGAGCAGCAGCCCGCACAGCCCGCCCCGTACCCGAACGCCTACGACAGCGGCTACAACGAACAGCAGTACCGCTACTGACGGACGCCCGGGACCCGGTCCTGCCCTCTCATGCCCTCGATGTCATGGGAGAGACCGAGGGCGAGGCGGCACCCGACGCGCCCGGCCCCCGGACCCGCACTCATGCCTTCTCGATGCCGGCCGCTCACTGGGAGCCGCGGAAGCCGTCCCCCTCCACGATGAGCCCGGCGACGAGCGTCCCGGACATCCCGGCGTGCGCGAGCCCGCCGCCCGGGTGGGACCAGCCGCCCGCGAGGTAGAGACCCGGCAGCCGCGTGCGGTTCCCCGGATGCAGATACGCGCCCCCGGCCCCGGCCAGCGCCGGTGCGGGCACCGAGCCGCCCTCGGCGCCGGTGTCGGCCGCCGTCCGGGCGGGCGTCCGCACTTCGGCGTGGAGCAGCCGCTCGCGTATACCGGGGACGGCAGCGCCGGCCGCCTCGATCAAGGTGTCCGCATACCGCTCGCACAGCGCCGCGTCCGTCCAGTCCACCGCGCCGTGCGGGGCGACCGTCGCCGTCACTGTCACGGCCTCGTGCGCGTCGTCGGGGCGGGTCGACGGATCGTCCGGGCGGATCACCGTCACCGTGGGACGCTCGGCGAGCCGGCCACCGAACACCGCCTCTCGTTCCGCCGCGCCGTCCGCGCCGTGCACCACCGTCCGGTGCACCGTCCCCGCGGGCCGGGCGCCACTCAGCGACAGCAGGACCTGGAACCGGCCCGGCACCGTCGCCCGGTCCGCCGGCCGCGGCTGAGCCGTCACATCGCCGTCCCGCCACAGCTCCTGACCCGGCACAAGCCCCGGGCGCGGCCAGGCCCCGAGCACCACGTGATCGGCCTCGGTGACCGTCCCCGTCGCCAGCTCGACCCCCGCCGCCCGGCCGTCCTTCTCCACCACCCGGGCCACTTCGGCGCCGAACACGAACTCCACCTTCCGCGCCAGGCACCGCTCGTACACCGCCTGCGCCAGCGCCCGGATCCCGCCGGCCACGTACCAGCTGCCGAACGTCTCCTCCATGTACGGGAGCAGGGCCGCGCTCGCCGGCGCACGCAGTGGATCGAG is drawn from Streptomyces sp. NBC_01717 and contains these coding sequences:
- a CDS encoding phytoene desaturase family protein, which encodes MARIAVIGAGMGAMAAAARLAVAGHRVTVYERSGTYGGSVGRYARDGFAFDTGPSLLHLPAVYRDLFVKTGKEPLERCVTMTQVDPASRHLFADGTAVSLPNASRAGVVAALDGALGAGAGRSWGEFLDRARDAWDRSRRPLLEEPLRADWQVLGRDPYPALRQRRILRAARQAGTLAEVGAWELTDPRLTALLDGYALSYGLDPLRAPASAALLPYMEETFGSWYVAGGIRALAQAVYERCLARKVEFVFGAEVARVVEKDGRAAGVELATGTVTEADHVVLGAWPRPGLVPGQELWRDGDVTAQPRPADRATVPGRFQVLLSLSGARPAGTVHRTVVHGADGAAEREAVFGGRLAERPTVTVIRPDDPSTRPDDAHEAVTVTATVAPHGAVDWTDAALCERYADTLIEAAGAAVPGIRERLLHAEVRTPARTAADTGAEGGSVPAPALAGAGGAYLHPGNRTRLPGLYLAGGWSHPGGGLAHAGMSGTLVAGLIVEGDGFRGSQ